GCTGCACCTGGACGTGGTCCGCGAGCGCCTGGAGCGCGAGTTCGGCCTCGACCTGATCGCCACCGCCCCGAACGTGGTCTACCGCGTCGTCCTGGAGGACGGCAAGGAGGTCACCGTCACCAACCCGAGCGAGTTCCCCGAGGGCAAGATCTCGGACGTGTTCGAGCCGGTCGTGCGGGCCACGATCCTCGCTCCCAGCGAGTTCATCGGCGCGATCATGGAGCTGTGCCAGACCCGCCGCGGCACCCTGCTCGGCATGGACTACCTCTCCGAGGACCGGGTCGAGATCCGCTACACGCTCCCTCTGGCCGAGATCGTGTTCGACTTCTTCGACCAGTTGAAGTCCAAGACGCGCGGTTACGCCTCCCTGGACTACGAGCCCACCGGCGAGCAGTCCTCCAGCCTGGTCAAGGTCGACATCCTGCTGCACGGCGACAAGGTCGACGCCTTCTCGGCCGTCTGCCACAAGGACGCCGCCTACGCGTACGGCGTGCGGCTCGTCGCCAAGCTGCGCGAGCTCATCCCGCGCCAGGCCTTCGAGGTGCCGATCCAGGCGGCCGTCGGCTCGCGCGTCATCGCCCGCGAGACCATCCGTGCCATCCGCAAGGACGTCCTCGCGAAGTGCTACGGCGGTGACATCTCCCGTAAGCGGAAGCTGCTGGAGAAGCAGAAGGAAGGCAAGAAGCGGATGAAGATGGTCGGCTCCGTGGAGGTCCCGCAGGAGGCCTTCATCGCCGTCCTCTCCAGCGACGAGTCCGGCGGCAAGAAGAAGTAGCCGACGGGTGACCCCACTCGCGACAAACGGGCCCACATGTGGACGCATGTGGGCCCGTTTCGTTATGAACCGGCCGCTCGCCGCCCCTTACGCGCGGGCCGGGCGGCCTTTAGTCTGATCACTGCTCGATGGTTACTCGCCAGTCACAAACTCGCCAACAGCACGTGCGCAGGTCCCCACCCCGCCAGCCCCAAGCGCCCCACGCCCACGCTGCTGCGTGGACCGGTCCGGAGGATGTCGTGAGCGACACACAGACCTTGATCGAGAACCGCCCGCCCACCGTGGCGGCCCTCTTCCTTGAGCGTGTCGCCGCCACGCCGGACGGGGAGGCCTACCGGTACCCGGTCCCCTCGGCGAACGGCGGGCCCGACGACTGGAAGTCACTCAGCTGGGGCCAGGCCGCCGACCGGGTGTTCGCCATCGCCGCCGGTCTCGTCGACCTCGGCCTCGGCTCCGAGGACCGGGTCGCGCTGGCCTCCAACACCCGGGTCGAGTGGATCCTCGCCGACCTCGGCGTGATGTGCGCCGGCGCCGCGACCACCACCATCTACCCCAGCACCAACGCGGAGGAGTCGGCCTTCATCCTCGCCGACTCCGAGAGCCGGGTCCTGATCGCCGAGGACGCGAAGCAGCTGGCCAAGGCCCGCGCGCACCGCGCCGACCTGCCGCGCCTGGCCCACGTGGTCGTCCTGGACGCCGACGACGCCCTGGAGGCGGAAGGCGACCCCGAGGGCTGGGTCCTCTCCCTCGACGCCCTGGAGGCGCGCGGCAGGGAGTACCTCGCCAAGCACCCCGAGGCGGTCAAGGAGCGGATCGGGTCCATCAGCGCGGACCAGCTCGCCACGCTGATCTACACCTCCGGCACCACCGGCCGCCCCAAGGGCGTGCGCCTGCCCCACGACAACTGGTCGTACATGGCCAAGGCGACCGTGGCCACCGGCATGATCAACGCGGACGACGTCCAGTACCTGTGGCTGCCGCTGGCCCACGTCTTCGGCAAGGTGCTCACCTCCGGCCAGATCGAGGTCGGGCACGTCACCGCCGTCGACGGCCGTATCGACAAGATCATCGAGAACCTGCCGGTGGTGCAGCCGACCTACATGGCGGCCGTCCCGCGCATCTTCGAGAAGGTCTACAACGGTGCCGCGGGCAAGGCCCGGGTCGCGGGCGGCGCCAAGTACAAGATCTTCAAGTGGGCCGCCGAGGTGGCCCGCGAATACGCCAGGACCAGCCAGGACAACCACCGGCGCACCGGAAGCACGAAGGTCCCCCTCGGCCTCGCCGCCAAGCACAAGGTCGCCGACGCGCTCGTCTACTCCAAGCTCCGCGAGGCCTTCGGCGGCAAGCTGCGCGCCGCCGTCTCCGGTTCCGCCGCGCTCGCGCCCGACATCGGCTACTTCTTCGCCGGCGCCGGCATCCACATCCTGGAGGGTTACGGGCTCACCGAGTCCAGCGCCGCCTCCTTCGTCAACCCCGGCGAGGCCTACCGCACCGGCACGGTCGGCAAGCCGCTCCCCGGCACCGAGGTCCGCATCGCCGACGACGGCGAGATCCTGCTGCGCAGCCCCGGCATCATGCAGGGCTACCACCGGCTGCCCGACAAGACCGCCGAGGTGCTGGAAGCGGACGGCTGGCTGCACACGGGCGACATCGGCGAGCTCTCGCCCGACGGCTACCTGCGCATCACCGACCGCAAGAAGGACCTGATCAAGACCTCGGGCGGCAAGTACGTGGCCCCGGCGGAGGTCGAAGGCCAGTTCAAGGCCATCTGCCCGTACGTCTCCAGCATCGTCGTGCACGGCGCGGACCGGAACTTCTGCTCGGCGCTGATCGCGCTCGACGGCCCGGCGATCCTGGGCTGGGCGGCCGAGCACGGCCTGGAGGGCAAGACGTACGCCGAGGTCGCGGCCGCGCCGGAGACCAACCGGCTGATCGAGACGTACGTACAGACCCTCAACGAGGGCCTCCAGCGCTGGCAGACGATCAAGCAGTTCCGGCTGCTGCCGCGCGACCTGGACGTCGAGCACGGTGACCTCACGCCGAGCCTGAAACTCAAGCGTCCGGTCGTCGAGCGCGAGTTCAAGCACCTCATCGACGAGATGTACGCGGGCTCGAACGAGGCGTAAACGACCTTGGGGCAGTGCGGGACAATGGGCACATGCCTTCCGCACTGCCCGACGGTGACCCCATGCCCGAAGACGGCTCGCTGCCGTCCCACGCCCTGGCGGGTGCCGGGGACCGGCCGCTCGGGTTCTACCTGCACGTCCCGTACTGCGCCACGCGCTGCGGCTACTGCGACTTCAACACCTACACGGCGACCGAGCTGCGGGGTACCGGAGGCGTGCTCGCCTCCCGCGAGAACTACGCCGACACCCTGATCGACGAGGTCCGCCTCGCCCGCAAGGTGCTCGGGGACGACCCCAGGGCCGTGCGGACCGTGTTCGTGGGCGGCGGCACGCCGACACTGCTGCCGGCCGCCGACCTCGTACGGATGCTCGCGGCGATCCGGGACGAATTCGGTCTGGCACCGGACGCGGAGATCACGACGGAGGCCAACCCGGAGTCCGTGGACCCCGCGTACCTCGCGCAGCTGCGGGCGGGCGGGTTCAACCGGATCTCCTTCGGCATGCAGAGCGCCAAGCAGCACGTCCTCAAGGTGCTGGACCGTACGCACACCCCCGGGCGGCCGGAGGCGTGCGTCGCCGAGGCACGGGCGGCGGGCTTCGAGCACGTGAACCTGGACCTGATCTACGGCACGCCCGGCGAGACGGACGAGGACTGGCGGGCGTCGCTCTCGGCGGCGCTGGGGGCCGGTCCGGACCACATCAGCGCGTACGCGCTGATCGTGGAGGAGGGCACGCAGCTGGCCCGGCGGATCCGGCGCGGCGAGGTCCCGATGACGGACGACGACGTGCACGCCGACCGGTACCTGATCGCGGACGCGGTGATGGCGGAGGCCGGGTACCACTGGTACGAGGTGTCGAACTGGGCCACCTCGGAGGCCGGGCGGTGCCTGCACAACGAGCTGTACTGGCGCGGCGCGGACTGGTGGGGCGCGGGGCCGGGGGCGCACTCGCACGTGGGCGGGGTGCGGTGGTGGAACGTGAAGCACCCGGGGGCGTACGCCGCCGCGCTGGCCGAGGGCCGTTCCCCCGGGGCCGGGCGGGAGGTCCTGTCGGAGGAGGACCGGCGGGTGGAGCGGATCCTGCTGGAGCTGCGGCTGGTGGACGGCGTGCCGTTGGCCCTGCTGGCTCCGGCCGGGCTGGCCGCGGCCGGTCGGGCCCTGGCGGACGGGCTGCTGGAGCCGGGGCCGTACGGGGCGGGGCGGGCCGTGTTGACGCTGCGGGGGCGGTTGCTGGCCGACGCGGTGATCCGGGACCTGGTCGACTGACGCGGGTCGACTGACGCGGGGCGGCGGGTGCGGGTGCGGGTGTGCCGGTGCCGGTGCCGGTGCGGGTGTGCCGGGTGCGGCGCCGTTGCGCTGCGCGGCCCCGGCTGTGCCGGGCTTTCCGGGGCTCCGCCCCGGGCCCCGCGCCTCAAACGCCGGCGGGGCTGGGTTTCCTCGCCCCGCGCCTCAAGCGCCGGCGGGGCTGGGTTTCCCGCGCCTCAAACGCCGGCGGGGGTGGATTGCCCGGGGATCAGGCGTCGGCCGGGGTCGTGACGTGGTCGATGAGGTGTTCCACCGCGCGCAGGAGGGTGGGGTCGAGGTCCTTGTAGGACGTGACGCGGGACAGGATGTGCTGCCAGGCCGCGCCCGTGTTCGGGGGCCAGCCGAGGGCGCGGCAGATGCCCGTCTTCCAGTCCTGGCCCGGGGGGATCACCGGCCAGGCCGGGATGCCCAGGGCCGAAGGCTTCACCGCCTGCCAGACGTCCACGTACGGGTGGCCCACCACCAGGACGTGCGGGGACGTCACCGACGCCGCGATGCGGGACTCCTTCGTACCCGGCACCAGGTGGTCGACCAGCACGCCCAGGCGGGCGTCCGGCGCCGGGGCGAAGTCCGCCACGATGGCGGGGAGGTCGTCGATGCCCTCCAGGTACTCCACGACCACCCCCTCGATCCGCAGGTCGTCGCCCCACACCCGCTCCACCAGCTCCGCGTCGTGGCGGCCCTCGACGTAGATCCGCCCCGCCCGCGCCACCCGCGCCCGCGCCCCGGGGACGGCCACCGAGCCCGAGGCCGTCCGCGTGGGCACCACCGCCGCACGCACCGGGCGGGTCAGGGTGACCACCGCGCCGTCCAGGAGGAACCCGCGCGGCTCCAGCGGGAAGGCGCGGCGCTTGCCGAAGCGGTCCTCCAAGGTCACCGTGCCCGCCTCGCAGCCCACCACCGCCCCGCAGAAGTCGGTGCCCGCCACCTCCACCACGAGGCCCGGGTCGGCCGGCACCTCGGGCACGGCCTTGGCGCGCTTCCACTGCGGGGTCAGATCGGGGGAGTACTCACGCATCCGGCCGACGGTACGAGAGAGCCCGCGCTCACGCGCCCGACACGCCGAACCGGCCCGCCAGTGTGGCGCGTTGCGCACGCACGAAGCCCGCGTCGACCACCGCTCCGTGACCGGGCACGTACAGCGCGTCGTCCCCGCCGAGCGAGAGCAGCCGGTCGAGCGCCGCCGGCCACCGCGCCGGGACCGCGTCCGGGCCCGCCTGGGGTTCGCCCGACTCCTCCACCAGGTCCCCGCAGAAGACGGCCTCCCGCTCGCCCGGCACGAAGACCGCCAGGTCGTGCCGCGTGTGCCCCGGCCCGACGTTCGCCAGCAGGACCTGCACCCCGCCCAGCTCCAGCGTCCACTCGCCCGACACCAGGTGCCGGGGCAGCGGGAGCGCCCGTGCCGCTTCGGCGGCCTCCGCCGGGTCCAGTCCCTGCCGGACCGCGTCCTCCCGCAGGTCGTCCCGGTCCAGCGCGAGGTGCGCGTCCAGCCCGACCGCACCGTAAAACTCCGCCTCCGGGAAGGCGGAGCCGCCGAGCACGTGGTCGAAATGTCCGTGTGTGAATGCGATATGGGTCACGTGGCGGCCGGTCAGCCGCTCCGCCTCCGCCCGCAGCCCCAGGCCTTCGCGGACGCAGGATCCGGGGTCGATCAGAAGCACCGACTCATCGCCCACCACCAGCCCCACCGTGCAGTCCCACACCGGCAGTCGGCGTCTTCCGGACCGCCCGGTCAGCCGTTCCCAGCCCGCCTCTTCCCAACGCACGTCCATGCGGGGACGCTACCCTGGCGGGCCGCCCTTGCCCGCGGCGTACTACCCGGCCGTACACTGACCGGGGGATGTCTGGCACTCGGATGCGCAGAGTGCCAGTGGCCCGTCCCGGGCCGGCCGAAAACGACCGCAGCGACGACCCACCGCACTGGAGGTGTGCACGAGTGCTCAGCGAACGCAGGCTCGAAGTATTGCGCGCCATCGTCCAGGACTACGTGGGGACGGAGGAGCCGGTCGGCTCCAAGGCGCTCACCGAGCGCCACCGGCTCGGCGTCTCCCCGGCGACGGTCCGCAACGACATGGCCTTGCTGGAGGAGGAGGGCTACATCGCCCAGCCCCACACCAGCGCCGGCCGCATCCCCACCGACAAGGGCTACCGGCTCTTCGTCGACAAGCTGGCGGGGGTCAAGCCGCTGTCGACGCCCGAGCGCCGGGCCATCCAGAACTTCCTCGACGGCGCCGTCGACCTCGACGACGTCGTGGGGCGCACCGTGCGGCTGCTCGCGCAGCTCACCCGGCAGGTCGCCGTCGTCCAGTACCCGAGCCTGACCCGCTCCACCGTCCGGCACGTGGAGCTGCTCTCCCTGGCGCCCGCGCGCCTGATGCTCGTACTGATCACCGACACCGGGCGGGTCGAGCAGCGGCTCGTCGACTGCCAAACCCCGTTCGCGGAGACCTCGCTCGCCGACCTGCGGGCGCGCCTGAACAGCCGGGTCGTCGGCCGCCGTTTCACCGACGTACCGCCGCTGGTGCAGGACCTCCCGGAGTCTTTCGAGGCCGAGGACCGGGCGACGGTCAAGGCCGTCCTCGCCACCCTGCGGGAGACGCTGGTGGAGGAGGCGGAGGAACGGCTGATGATCGGCGGTACCGCCAACCTCACGCGGTTCGGACATGACTTTCCCCTGACGATCAGGCCGGTGCTGGAAGCGCTGGAGGAGCAGGTCGTGCTCCTCAAGCTGCTGGGCGAGGCCAGTGAGTCGGGGGTCGCCGTGAAGATCGGGCATGAGAATGCCTACGAGGGACTGAACTCCACGTCCGTCGTCTCGGTCGGTTACGGTTCGGGCGGCGAAGCAGTCGCCAAACTCGGCGTGGTCGGACCGACCCGCATGGACTACCCCGGAACGATGGGAGCGGTACGCGCAGTGGCACGTTACGTCGGACAGATCCTGGCGGAGTCGTAAGTGGCCACGGACTACTACGCCGTTCTCGGCGTGCGCCGCGACGCATCGCAGGACGAGATCAAGAAGGCCTTCCGTCGCCTCGCGCGTGAACTCCACCCGGATGTGAATCCGGACCCGAAGACGCAGGAGCGCTTCAAGGAGATCAACGCGGCCTACGAGGTCCTCTCGGACCCGCAGAAGAAGCAGGTCTACGACCTCGGCGGCGACCCGCTGTCCTCCTCGGGCGGTGGCGGCGGCGCGGGCGGCTTCGGAGCGAGCGGCTTCGGCAACTTCTCCGACATCATGGACGCCTTCTTCGGCCAGGCCTCGCAGCGCGGCCCGCGCTCGCGCACGCGCCGCGGCCAGGACGCCATGATCCGCCTCGACCTGGAACTGGACGAGGCGGCCTTCGGGACGACCAAGGACATCCAGGTCGACACGGCCGTCGTCTGCACCACCTGCTCCGGTGAGGGCGCCGCCCCCGGCACCTCCGCGCAGACGTGTGACATGTGCCGCGGCCGGGGCGAGGTCTCGCAGGTCACCCGGTCGTTCCTGGGCCAGGTCATGACCTCGCGGCCCTGTCCGCAGTGCCAGGGCTTCGGCACCGTCGTCCCGACCCCGTGCCCCGAGTGCGCGGGCGACGGCCGGGTGCGCTCCCGCCGCAGCCTCACCGTCAAGATCCCGGCCGGCGTCGAGAACGGCACCCGGATCCAGCTGGCGGGCGAGGGCGAGGTCGGCCCCGGCGGCGGCCCCGCCGGTGACCTGTACGTGGAGATCCACGAGCTGGCGCACCCGACCTTCCAGCGGCGAGGGGACGACCTGCACTGCACGGTCACCATCCCCATGACGGCCGCGGCCCTGGGCACCAAGTGCCCACTGGAGACGTTGGACGGGCTGGAGGAGATCGACATCCGGCCCGGCACCGGATCCGGCCAGGCGATCCCGCTGCACGGGCGCGGCGTCACGCACCTGCGCGGCGGCGGCCGGGGCGACCTGATCGTGCACGTCGAGGTCACCACCCCGGGCAAGCTGGACGCCCAGCAGGAGGAACTGCTGCGCCAGCTGGCGAAGCTGCGCGGCGAGGAGCGGCCGACGGGCCAGTTCGCGCCGGGCCAGCAGGGTCTGTTCAGCCGCCTCAAGGACGCGTTCAACGGCCGCTGACCGGCCCGCCTCACCTCCTGCGAGCCCGCCCCGGGGAACGCCCCGGGCCGGGCTCGCGGCGTTCCCGGACCCGCGCCGGGAAGCGGACTATGCCAGGCGAATGCGGTGATTCGGCCGGGTGCGCCGGACGTGGCACGATGCAGGGCATGTCCACCGCGCCGAACGGTCTCTCCCCGTACCCGATCGTGCAGGCCCCCATGGCGGGCGGTGTCGCCTGCCCGCCGCTCGCCGCCGCCGTGTGCGAGGCCGGCGGACTCGGTTTCCTGGCCGGCGGCTACAAGACCGCCGACGGGATGTACCAGGAGATCAAGCGGCTGCGGGCGCTCACCCGGCGCCCCTTCGGCGTCAACCTCCTCATGCCGCAGACCGGCTACGTCGACCCCGCGGCCGTCGAGACGTACCGGGGGCAGCTGGCCGGCGAGGCGACCTGGTACGAGGTGTCCCTGGCGGCGGACGACATCGTCGGCACCTGCGACGACGGCTACGACGCCAAACTCGCCATCCTGCTGGAAGACCCCGTCCCGGTGGTGTCCTTCACCTTCGGCTGCCCCCCCGCGGCCGTCCTGGCCCGGCTGCGGGAGGCGGGTACGTACACCGTCGTCACCGTGACCGGTGTCGAGGAGGCCCGCACCGCCGAGGCCGCGGGCGCCGACGCGGTCTGCGTCCAGGGCGTCGAGGCGGGCGGCCACCAGGGCACCCACCGCGACGACCCGGAGAACGACGGCACGGCGGGCGTCGGCCTGCTCGTGCTCGTCGCGGCGGTACGGGAGGCGGTGGCCCTGCCGATCATCGCGGCGGGCGGGGTGATGCGCGGCGCGCAGATCGCGGCGCTGCTCGCGGCGGGCGCCGCGGCCGCCCAGCTCGGCACGGCCTTCCTGCCCTGCCCGGAATCCGGCGCCGACCCCCTGCACAAGAGGGCGCTGACCAACCCGCTGTTCCCGCACACGGAACTCACCCGGGCCTTCTCCGGCAGACCCGCCCGGGGACTGGTCAACCGCTTCATGCGCGAGCACGGCCCGTACGCCCCGGCGGCCTACCCGCAGGTCCACCACCTGACCTCGGGGCTGCGCAAGGCGGCGGCCGCCGCCGGGGATCCGCAGGGCATGGCGCTGTGGGCGGGGCAGGGCCACCGGCTGGCGCGGCCGCTGCCGGCGGGGGAACTGGTGGAGGTGCTGGTGGCGGAACTCGCCCTGGCACAGAGTGCGTTGAAGGTCATGCAGATGAGGAGAGCGTCATGACGGCCCCGGTGTTCGTGGTCGAGGAGGTCCCCGCGGGGCCGGAGTTCGTGCTGGACGGCCCGGAAGGCCGTCACGCGGTCTCCGTGAAAAGGCTGAACCCCGGTGAGGACGTGGTCCTCACCGA
This Streptomyces sp. NBC_00539 DNA region includes the following protein-coding sequences:
- a CDS encoding nitronate monooxygenase; protein product: MSTAPNGLSPYPIVQAPMAGGVACPPLAAAVCEAGGLGFLAGGYKTADGMYQEIKRLRALTRRPFGVNLLMPQTGYVDPAAVETYRGQLAGEATWYEVSLAADDIVGTCDDGYDAKLAILLEDPVPVVSFTFGCPPAAVLARLREAGTYTVVTVTGVEEARTAEAAGADAVCVQGVEAGGHQGTHRDDPENDGTAGVGLLVLVAAVREAVALPIIAAGGVMRGAQIAALLAAGAAAAQLGTAFLPCPESGADPLHKRALTNPLFPHTELTRAFSGRPARGLVNRFMREHGPYAPAAYPQVHHLTSGLRKAAAAAGDPQGMALWAGQGHRLARPLPAGELVEVLVAELALAQSALKVMQMRRAS
- a CDS encoding DUF3097 domain-containing protein gives rise to the protein MREYSPDLTPQWKRAKAVPEVPADPGLVVEVAGTDFCGAVVGCEAGTVTLEDRFGKRRAFPLEPRGFLLDGAVVTLTRPVRAAVVPTRTASGSVAVPGARARVARAGRIYVEGRHDAELVERVWGDDLRIEGVVVEYLEGIDDLPAIVADFAPAPDARLGVLVDHLVPGTKESRIAASVTSPHVLVVGHPYVDVWQAVKPSALGIPAWPVIPPGQDWKTGICRALGWPPNTGAAWQHILSRVTSYKDLDPTLLRAVEHLIDHVTTPADA
- a CDS encoding MBL fold metallo-hydrolase, with the translated sequence MDVRWEEAGWERLTGRSGRRRLPVWDCTVGLVVGDESVLLIDPGSCVREGLGLRAEAERLTGRHVTHIAFTHGHFDHVLGGSAFPEAEFYGAVGLDAHLALDRDDLREDAVRQGLDPAEAAEAARALPLPRHLVSGEWTLELGGVQVLLANVGPGHTRHDLAVFVPGEREAVFCGDLVEESGEPQAGPDAVPARWPAALDRLLSLGGDDALYVPGHGAVVDAGFVRAQRATLAGRFGVSGA
- the dnaJ gene encoding molecular chaperone DnaJ, with the translated sequence MATDYYAVLGVRRDASQDEIKKAFRRLARELHPDVNPDPKTQERFKEINAAYEVLSDPQKKQVYDLGGDPLSSSGGGGGAGGFGASGFGNFSDIMDAFFGQASQRGPRSRTRRGQDAMIRLDLELDEAAFGTTKDIQVDTAVVCTTCSGEGAAPGTSAQTCDMCRGRGEVSQVTRSFLGQVMTSRPCPQCQGFGTVVPTPCPECAGDGRVRSRRSLTVKIPAGVENGTRIQLAGEGEVGPGGGPAGDLYVEIHELAHPTFQRRGDDLHCTVTIPMTAAALGTKCPLETLDGLEEIDIRPGTGSGQAIPLHGRGVTHLRGGGRGDLIVHVEVTTPGKLDAQQEELLRQLAKLRGEERPTGQFAPGQQGLFSRLKDAFNGR
- a CDS encoding AMP-dependent synthetase/ligase, with product MSDTQTLIENRPPTVAALFLERVAATPDGEAYRYPVPSANGGPDDWKSLSWGQAADRVFAIAAGLVDLGLGSEDRVALASNTRVEWILADLGVMCAGAATTTIYPSTNAEESAFILADSESRVLIAEDAKQLAKARAHRADLPRLAHVVVLDADDALEAEGDPEGWVLSLDALEARGREYLAKHPEAVKERIGSISADQLATLIYTSGTTGRPKGVRLPHDNWSYMAKATVATGMINADDVQYLWLPLAHVFGKVLTSGQIEVGHVTAVDGRIDKIIENLPVVQPTYMAAVPRIFEKVYNGAAGKARVAGGAKYKIFKWAAEVAREYARTSQDNHRRTGSTKVPLGLAAKHKVADALVYSKLREAFGGKLRAAVSGSAALAPDIGYFFAGAGIHILEGYGLTESSAASFVNPGEAYRTGTVGKPLPGTEVRIADDGEILLRSPGIMQGYHRLPDKTAEVLEADGWLHTGDIGELSPDGYLRITDRKKDLIKTSGGKYVAPAEVEGQFKAICPYVSSIVVHGADRNFCSALIALDGPAILGWAAEHGLEGKTYAEVAAAPETNRLIETYVQTLNEGLQRWQTIKQFRLLPRDLDVEHGDLTPSLKLKRPVVEREFKHLIDEMYAGSNEA
- the hrcA gene encoding heat-inducible transcriptional repressor HrcA produces the protein MLSERRLEVLRAIVQDYVGTEEPVGSKALTERHRLGVSPATVRNDMALLEEEGYIAQPHTSAGRIPTDKGYRLFVDKLAGVKPLSTPERRAIQNFLDGAVDLDDVVGRTVRLLAQLTRQVAVVQYPSLTRSTVRHVELLSLAPARLMLVLITDTGRVEQRLVDCQTPFAETSLADLRARLNSRVVGRRFTDVPPLVQDLPESFEAEDRATVKAVLATLRETLVEEAEERLMIGGTANLTRFGHDFPLTIRPVLEALEEQVVLLKLLGEASESGVAVKIGHENAYEGLNSTSVVSVGYGSGGEAVAKLGVVGPTRMDYPGTMGAVRAVARYVGQILAES
- the hemW gene encoding radical SAM family heme chaperone HemW, which encodes MPSALPDGDPMPEDGSLPSHALAGAGDRPLGFYLHVPYCATRCGYCDFNTYTATELRGTGGVLASRENYADTLIDEVRLARKVLGDDPRAVRTVFVGGGTPTLLPAADLVRMLAAIRDEFGLAPDAEITTEANPESVDPAYLAQLRAGGFNRISFGMQSAKQHVLKVLDRTHTPGRPEACVAEARAAGFEHVNLDLIYGTPGETDEDWRASLSAALGAGPDHISAYALIVEEGTQLARRIRRGEVPMTDDDVHADRYLIADAVMAEAGYHWYEVSNWATSEAGRCLHNELYWRGADWWGAGPGAHSHVGGVRWWNVKHPGAYAAALAEGRSPGAGREVLSEEDRRVERILLELRLVDGVPLALLAPAGLAAAGRALADGLLEPGPYGAGRAVLTLRGRLLADAVIRDLVD